A region of Haliotis asinina isolate JCU_RB_2024 chromosome 7, JCU_Hal_asi_v2, whole genome shotgun sequence DNA encodes the following proteins:
- the LOC137291006 gene encoding uncharacterized protein, with the protein MRALSDLTHDVNKPAATIVQNDGDQNDPDGTDVELSPFNVRDITSDVQSANLERSVAPEGTSSTPLAVSATNSSQPTCNQRTHKGCDVINYERCTQMGTCGCLRGYLKDAITDKCIAAQFFTGEIELANDYTEDFADKSSDAYIKLTTQLQQVLLRAFKSQDVSGILRIKVIDIAAEKLLVTFEIAVDKVNSGGRDYLQRQYYQGLTSAAHRDDNEGLVKLRGTDLILGTNGSIAWYLKPFTETNHCVERAHNYCDVNARCTHKMRSFTCNCDDGFVDVSPDKLRSPGERCAVKCPCRNNGTCDTTNGKTECRCPKWFIGSNCEINGKDLLIICCSVLGGLLVLTVLLCLVCICAVKNRKSSRSSTVGVGSLDTSVVKLPRVWMDGTRPYELPPRDMRRWSYVSEPIRYVDEYMMDDYVHAETLPLPRSHDAKKRFYPAYGNQAYSSSTLNIRPASRH; encoded by the exons ATGAGAGCACTGAGTGACCTTACACACGATGTTAACAAACCAGCAGCGACCATTGTCCAAAACGATGGCGACCAAAATGACCCGGATGGTACGGAcgttgagttatctccctttaatgTACGTGATATCACGTCCGACGTACAGAGTGCGAACCTCGAACGCTCAGTGGCTCCGGAAGGTACCAGTTCAACGCCACTGGCTGTTAGCGCTACAAATAGCTCTCAGCCTACATGTAATCAAAGGACCCACAAAGGATGTGACGTCATTAATTATGAACGATGTACTCAAATGGGGACGTGCGGATGCCTTAGAGGATACCTTAAAGACGCCATAACAGATAAATGCATAG CTGCACAGTTCTTCACTGGAGAAATTGAGTTAGCCAACGATTACACAGAAGATTTTGCAGATAAATCTAGCGACGCATATATAAAATTGACAACGCAACTGCAGCAAGTT TTGCTGCGAGCTTTTAAAAGTCAAGATGTTTCTGGTATTTTGCGTATCAAAGTTATCGACATTGCTGCAGAGAAGCTTCTGGTTACCTTTGAGATTGCCGTGGACAAAGTGAACTCCGGCGGCCGTGACTACCTACAGCGCCAGTACTATCAAGGCTTGACCAGCGCAGCCCATAGGGATGATAACGAAGGACTGGTCAAGCTTAGGGGAACAGATTTGATTCTTGGAACCAATGGCAGCATTGCTTGGTATTTAAAACCATTCACCG AAACCAACCACTGTGTGGAACGGGCCCATAACTATTGTGACGTGAATGCCAGATGTACCCACAAGATGAGATCTTTCACCTGTAATTGCGACGACGGGTTTGTCGACGTTTCCCCCGACAAGCTACGCAGCCCCGGCGAACGTTGTGCCG TCAAATGTCCCTGCCGCAATAACGGTACCTGTGACACTACCAACGGAAAGACTGAATGTCG GTGCCCGAAATGGTTCATCGGAAGCAACTGTGAAATCAATGGAAAAG ACCTGCTCATCATCTGCTGTAGTGTTCTCGGGGGACTACTGGTCCTCACGGTCCTTCTGTGTCTCGTCTGCATCTGTGCTGTTAAAAACAG aAAGTCCAGCAGGTCCAGCACTGTTGGAGTTGGAAGCCTGGACACCAGTGTGGTTAAACTGCCCCGTGTGTGGATGGACGGGACACGCCCATATGAGCTGCCCCCGAGAGACATGAGAAGGTGGAGCTATGTGTCAGAGCCTATACGATACGTGGATGAATAT aTGATGGATGACTACGTTCATGCCGAGACACTGCCCCTGCCGCGGTCACACGACGCCAAGAAAAGATTCTACCCTGCATACGGG AACCAGGCCTACAGTAGCTCAACGTTAAACATCCGTCCAGCCTCAAGACATTAG